GCCCCTTCCACGAATCGCACTTCCATTTCAACTGGCGTTATTGGTGGGATTTTGGCGGCGGCATCCTGGCCGATATGGGCTGCCACTATATCGATCTGCCGTATTGGGCGCTCGACCTGCGCTATCCCACGGCGGTCGAGGCGCAGGGCGAGAAGGGGTACGAGGGAGACAACAACGTGCCGGGCCACTTGCAGGCCGATTATTACTTTCCGGCCCGCAGCACGCCGCGCGGCGAACAGCCCGAGGTGAAGTTGACCTGGTACCACGGCAACCGGATGCCCGAGGGCGCCGAGCAATATAAAAAAGGCGCGGCAGTGCTGTTCGAGGGAGATCGGGGGCGCCTGCTGGCCGATTACGGCACAAACCAATTGTTCATGAACGATGGCCAGACCGCCGAAACGCCGCCGGCGACGATTCCTAGTTCGATCGGGCATCACGCCGAGTGGATCGAGGCCTGCAAATCGCGTGGTCCAACGACCTGCAACTTTGATTATTCCGGCGCGTTGGCCGAGACGGTGCTGCTGGGCAACGTGTCGTACCGCGCTGGCCAAAAGCGTCTGGAATGGGACGCGGAAAAGCTGACGGCGACCAACTGCCCCGAGGCGGCGCAATACCTGCGCCGCGAGTACCGCGAAGGCTGGACGCTGTAGGGGCCGCATGACACTTGCCGCGGGCGCTATCGAGCGAGTGCAAGCCGCCGTGAAGCGGCAGCGACTGATCGAGACTGCGCAGATGTTGTGCGCGATTCCTAGCCCCACCGGCCGCGCGGGCGAAGTTTCGAACGCGCTGGCCGAGATGCTAGCCGGCGACGGATTTTTGGTCGAGCGGCCCGAAGGGGGCCACCCGGCGGCGCCGGCGGTGGCGGTTCGCTGGCGCGCGCCCACGCCGGGCCGCACGCTGCAATTTGATGGGCACTTGGACACCGTACACCTGCCGTTTGTGCCGCCCAAAATTGAAGCGGGGCGGATGACCGGATCGGGGGCATGCGACATGAAGGCGGGAGTCGCCGCCGCAGTCGAGGCTTTGCGCGCGCTACGCGATGCGGCGCTACTGACTCGCGGCCAGGTGTTGTTCACCGCGCACGACCTGCATGAATCTCCTTGGGGAGACGGCTCGCAGCTTGATCGACTGATCGCCGATGGCTACGTGGGGGACGCTGCGCTGATCCCTGAGTACATGAACGAGTTGATACCGATCGCAGGGCGGGGACAGGCCACGTTTCGGCTGTCAATCCGGCGCGCCGGTCCGCCAATTCACGAGGTTATGCGTCCGCGCGACGAACCGGCGGTTATCGCCGCGGGCGCCGAGTTGGTGCGGAGGTTCGGCCAGTGGGAACAGGAGTTGGCGGAGCGTCGTGATCCGTTGGCGGGAAGCGAGAGCGTCTTTATCGGCCAGATGCACAGCGGGGAAATCTACAACCAGTTTCCCCAGGAATGCCGGATCGAAGGTACGCGGCGTTGGCTGCCGGACCAGGACGCGAATACCGTCGAGGCCGATTTTCGGCGCCGGATCGCAGAAGTGGCGCGCGACACCGGCACGACGATCGACCTGGCGTATCTGCGGG
The sequence above is drawn from the Pirellulales bacterium genome and encodes:
- a CDS encoding M20/M25/M40 family metallo-hydrolase; translated protein: MTLAAGAIERVQAAVKRQRLIETAQMLCAIPSPTGRAGEVSNALAEMLAGDGFLVERPEGGHPAAPAVAVRWRAPTPGRTLQFDGHLDTVHLPFVPPKIEAGRMTGSGACDMKAGVAAAVEALRALRDAALLTRGQVLFTAHDLHESPWGDGSQLDRLIADGYVGDAALIPEYMNELIPIAGRGQATFRLSIRRAGPPIHEVMRPRDEPAVIAAGAELVRRFGQWEQELAERRDPLAGSESVFIGQMHSGEIYNQFPQECRIEGTRRWLPDQDANTVEADFRRRIAEVARDTGTTIDLAYLRVRGAFHLDPADPLVAALQRARVALGDVPLPTGGKPFVDDANTFWAEAGVPAITHGPRGGGAHTLEEWVDLDDLERVARVYALTALAYC